In Polycladomyces zharkentensis, the following are encoded in one genomic region:
- a CDS encoding heptaprenylglyceryl phosphate synthase — protein MLKERAKSWRHVFKLDPNRVLSDRALDRICQSDTDAIIIGGTDGITFDNTWELLTRVRRYPVECVQEISKKSAVVPGFDGYLIPTVLNSGSTHWIVGAHHEAIKIYGSLIPWEDVMVLGYVVLNSESKVARVTKSRIPLDEDDVTAFARMAEHLFGLPVFYVEYSGTFGDPDIVRAARKGLADTRLFYGGGIQSEESARAMAKIADTVVVGNLVYYNVDAAVQTVKWVKETDLDVGVKSDRGKGGHRAS, from the coding sequence ATGCTGAAAGAGCGTGCAAAAAGTTGGCGACACGTTTTCAAGCTCGATCCCAACCGCGTGTTGTCGGACCGGGCGTTGGATCGGATATGCCAATCCGACACGGACGCGATCATCATCGGTGGTACGGACGGGATCACGTTCGACAATACCTGGGAACTGCTGACGCGCGTGCGGCGCTACCCGGTGGAGTGCGTCCAGGAGATCTCCAAAAAATCGGCGGTTGTTCCCGGATTTGACGGTTATTTGATTCCCACTGTGTTGAATTCGGGTTCCACCCATTGGATCGTGGGAGCGCATCATGAGGCGATCAAGATCTACGGTTCCCTGATCCCGTGGGAAGATGTGATGGTATTGGGTTACGTCGTGCTCAACTCCGAGTCCAAGGTGGCGCGGGTAACGAAATCGCGCATCCCGTTGGACGAGGATGATGTAACCGCATTTGCCCGCATGGCGGAACATCTGTTTGGATTGCCCGTATTTTATGTTGAATACAGCGGTACTTTCGGTGATCCCGATATCGTGCGTGCGGCACGGAAGGGTTTGGCGGATACGCGTCTGTTTTACGGCGGCGGCATCCAGTCCGAGGAGAGTGCCCGCGCGATGGCGAAGATTGCAGACACCGTCGTGGTGGGAAATCTGGTCTATTACAACGTGGATGCGGCCGTCCAAACGGTGAAATGGGTGAAGGAAACGGATTTGGACGTCGGAGTGAAAAGCGACAGAGGGAAAGGAGGGCATCGCGCCTCGTAA
- a CDS encoding tetratricopeptide repeat protein, producing MIELGHNIRRRRKELGLTQSQLAEGIISIPYLSLIENGKALPRPDVLLPLAERLQTSVESLMGVTDENTMEQVQSLIEKARSALIYEANGFEQAHQYVDTLRKLVESVSDPHILMKVDLLEINLYEHKFDIERYTQLMNAFEEKWENFRNDPDIFVQYLRIKGNMEFHMARYERAMWHYKAAEKRLAEVTDEIEKGYIYGNLGKTYLLLANPSLGILYAEKAMQIMSSHDRWLEMCHLLQLIGSCYCYNGEYEEALQYFERILRMCDQFLVSSLLISRAYHEIGICHMKLGNTEKAIEFLNQSLEVVEPGELPDWEIGVVHQSLCQTYLKRGDLVRAKKHIITALELLQDRKNFLAECYIYLGKIAYAENNPETFVTYYMRAIEIFEELDIGEKIARATHTLGRYFLEQGEYQRGAQLLLKASQHYGQLIPTVDFDVDLPTPKKMAQQKSG from the coding sequence GTGATCGAACTCGGTCACAACATCCGACGCCGGCGAAAGGAACTGGGTTTGACGCAATCACAGTTGGCCGAAGGCATCATTTCCATCCCTTATCTCAGTTTGATTGAAAACGGCAAAGCGTTGCCCCGTCCGGACGTACTGCTCCCACTGGCCGAACGGCTACAGACCAGTGTGGAGAGTTTGATGGGAGTTACCGACGAAAACACGATGGAACAAGTGCAGTCCCTGATCGAAAAAGCACGGTCTGCACTGATCTACGAAGCCAACGGTTTTGAACAGGCACATCAGTATGTCGACACGCTTCGAAAATTGGTGGAGTCCGTCTCGGATCCCCATATCCTGATGAAAGTGGATCTTTTGGAAATCAACTTGTACGAGCACAAATTCGATATTGAACGGTATACGCAATTGATGAATGCCTTTGAAGAAAAATGGGAAAATTTCCGAAACGATCCTGACATTTTCGTGCAATACTTGCGGATCAAAGGGAACATGGAATTCCACATGGCCCGCTACGAACGGGCCATGTGGCACTACAAGGCGGCGGAGAAGCGATTGGCCGAAGTAACGGACGAAATCGAGAAAGGGTACATATACGGCAATCTGGGAAAAACATACTTGCTGCTGGCCAATCCCTCTCTCGGCATCCTGTACGCGGAAAAAGCGATGCAGATTATGTCGTCTCACGATCGCTGGCTGGAAATGTGCCATCTGCTGCAACTGATCGGATCATGCTACTGTTACAACGGCGAATATGAGGAGGCGTTACAATACTTTGAACGCATCCTGCGCATGTGTGATCAATTTCTTGTTTCCTCTCTTCTCATCTCGCGGGCCTATCACGAAATCGGCATCTGCCACATGAAATTGGGTAACACCGAAAAAGCCATCGAATTTCTGAATCAATCACTGGAAGTCGTGGAACCCGGCGAATTGCCCGATTGGGAGATCGGAGTGGTCCATCAATCCCTGTGTCAGACGTATTTGAAGCGAGGGGACCTCGTCCGGGCCAAGAAACATATCATCACGGCTCTGGAACTGCTTCAAGACAGAAAAAACTTTTTGGCGGAATGTTACATCTATCTCGGGAAAATTGCCTATGCCGAAAACAACCCGGAAACATTTGTCACCTACTATATGCGTGCCATCGAGATTTTCGAGGAGCTGGACATCGGGGAGAAAATCGCACGTGCGACCCATACGCTGGGAAGATACTTCCTGGAACAGGGTGAGTATCAACGGGGCGCTCAATTGTTGCTGAAAGCATCCCAGCATTACGGTCAATTGATTCCGACCGTCGACTTTGACGTCGATCTGCCCACCCCAAAGAAAATGGCACAACAGAAAAGCGGGTAA
- the pcrA gene encoding DNA helicase PcrA, with amino-acid sequence MAQHAKTTEALLQGLNPEQRRAVETTEGPVLVVAGAGSGKTRVLTRRVAYLLSKGVHPWNILAITFTNKAAREMKERIVSLVGPSAEEIWISTFHAMCVRILRRDIDRIGYSRNFTILDTSDQLTVIKQVMKEQNLDPKKFEPRAVLHRISQAKNQLLTPRRMKERVDGLMDEVAAEVYEGYQHRLRQNQSLDFDDLLMTTVQLFQQAPEVLDYYQRKFQYIHIDEYQDTNHAQYVLVKHLVARHQNLCVVGDSDQSIYRFRGADISNILHFERDYPSAQVIKLEQNYRSTQTILDAANGVIEHNRSRKPKKLWTENERGERIQLFEADNEHDEAYFVAETIIRGRREGHAYSDYAVLYRTNAQSRVLEEVFLKSNIPYQVVGGIKFYERKEIKDILAYLRLVVNPHDDLSLQRVINVPKRGIGQATMDKVAQHAADHGISLFEALLEAEEIGLSARFLKPLSSFVQLIRELHAMVEYLSAVELTEEVLNRSGYREELKKEGTLEAASRLENIDEFLSVAQEFEQRSEDKTLVAFLTDLALISDIDALEEEDEADRGVTLMTLHSAKGLEFPHVFLVGMEEGIFPHVRSLDDEEEMEEERRLAYVGITRAEKRLYLTRARMRMLFGQTSANPPSRFLSEIPDHLIQPADGKETAGTKPTLRQGPVRRPTPNPDVDWRVGDKVRHGKWGVGTVVKVQGGGEDTELNIAFPAPVGVKRLLARYAPITRVES; translated from the coding sequence ATGGCACAACATGCGAAAACGACCGAAGCCTTGTTGCAAGGACTCAATCCGGAGCAACGGAGGGCGGTGGAAACGACCGAAGGTCCCGTACTGGTCGTCGCCGGTGCGGGAAGCGGTAAGACCCGGGTGTTGACCCGGCGCGTGGCGTATTTGCTTTCAAAGGGAGTACATCCTTGGAACATCTTGGCCATCACATTCACCAATAAAGCGGCGCGGGAGATGAAAGAGCGGATCGTCTCCCTGGTGGGGCCGTCAGCGGAGGAAATCTGGATTTCCACTTTTCATGCGATGTGTGTCCGGATTTTGCGGCGGGACATCGATCGAATCGGCTATTCACGAAATTTCACCATACTGGATACCTCTGATCAGCTCACCGTCATCAAACAGGTGATGAAGGAGCAAAATCTGGACCCCAAAAAATTTGAACCCCGGGCCGTTCTGCATCGGATCAGCCAGGCCAAGAACCAGTTGCTCACCCCCCGCCGGATGAAGGAACGGGTCGACGGACTCATGGATGAAGTGGCGGCGGAGGTGTATGAGGGGTACCAACACCGTCTGCGACAAAACCAATCGCTGGATTTCGACGATTTGCTGATGACCACCGTGCAGTTGTTCCAACAAGCACCGGAAGTGCTGGACTACTACCAACGCAAATTCCAATACATTCACATCGACGAATACCAAGACACCAACCATGCGCAGTACGTGTTGGTGAAGCATCTGGTGGCCCGGCATCAGAATCTGTGCGTCGTCGGGGATTCGGATCAGTCGATCTACCGTTTCCGCGGGGCGGACATTTCCAACATCCTGCATTTCGAACGGGATTATCCGTCGGCGCAGGTGATCAAACTGGAGCAAAACTACCGTTCAACGCAGACCATTCTGGACGCGGCCAACGGAGTGATCGAACATAACCGCTCACGCAAGCCGAAGAAATTGTGGACGGAAAATGAGCGGGGCGAGCGCATTCAGTTGTTTGAAGCGGACAATGAGCATGACGAAGCGTATTTTGTGGCGGAAACCATCATCCGGGGGCGCCGGGAAGGCCACGCTTATTCCGACTATGCGGTACTTTACCGGACCAATGCACAATCACGGGTGTTGGAGGAAGTTTTTCTCAAATCAAATATTCCCTACCAGGTAGTGGGGGGCATCAAGTTCTACGAACGCAAGGAGATCAAAGACATCTTGGCCTATCTGCGTCTGGTGGTCAATCCGCATGACGATCTCAGCCTGCAACGCGTGATCAATGTGCCCAAACGGGGCATCGGTCAGGCGACGATGGACAAGGTCGCCCAGCATGCGGCGGATCACGGCATTTCCCTGTTTGAAGCGCTGCTGGAGGCGGAGGAGATCGGACTGTCGGCCCGTTTTCTCAAGCCGCTTTCGTCGTTCGTCCAGTTGATCCGTGAACTGCATGCGATGGTGGAGTACCTCTCTGCGGTCGAGCTGACCGAAGAGGTGTTAAACCGTTCCGGCTACCGGGAGGAGTTGAAAAAGGAAGGGACGTTGGAAGCCGCTTCCCGTCTGGAAAATATCGACGAGTTTCTTTCGGTGGCGCAGGAATTTGAACAGCGGAGTGAGGATAAGACACTCGTCGCCTTTCTGACCGACCTGGCCCTGATCTCGGACATCGACGCGTTGGAAGAGGAAGATGAGGCGGATCGCGGCGTCACTCTGATGACGTTGCACAGTGCCAAGGGGCTGGAATTTCCGCATGTATTCCTCGTGGGGATGGAGGAAGGCATTTTTCCGCATGTCCGGTCGTTGGACGACGAAGAGGAGATGGAGGAAGAGCGACGTCTGGCCTATGTCGGGATCACACGGGCGGAGAAACGGTTGTACCTGACCCGGGCCCGGATGCGGATGTTGTTCGGACAGACGAGTGCCAATCCACCGTCCCGTTTTCTCTCTGAGATTCCCGACCATCTGATCCAACCGGCGGACGGGAAAGAAACAGCGGGAACCAAACCGACGTTGCGCCAGGGTCCTGTCAGACGGCCCACCCCCAACCCGGATGTCGATTGGCGCGTGGGGGACAAGGTGCGTCACGGCAAATGGGGAGTGGGTACGGTGGTCAAAGTGCAGGGAGGAGGCGAGGATACCGAGCTGAACATCGCCTTCCCCGCACCGGTCGGCGTCAAGCGTCTGTTGGCGCGGTATGCCCCGATTACTCGCGTGGAAAGCTAG
- the ligA gene encoding NAD-dependent DNA ligase LigA, with product MDRQEAARRAQSLREQIEEHNYRYFVLDDPIISDTEYDRLMQELIRLEEQYPELKTPDSPTQRVGGEPLPFFEKVEHRVPMLSLGNAFNEEDLREFDERTKRMGGVDQVRYVCELKIDGLAVSLRYENGVFVQGATRGDGQTGEDITQNLRTIRSLPLRLREPVTVEVRGEAFMPKREFRRINEEKERRGEPLFANPRNAAAGSLRQLDPKLAADRALDIFLYGVGAVDEALLPPTHTETLEWLSRLGLKVNPQRRTVDSIEEVMAFVEEWREKRPELDYEIDGIVIKVDDLALRERLGMTAKSPRWAIAYKFPAEEAVTILRGIEVRVGRTGAVTPTAILEPVTLAGTTVQRASLHNEDIIREKGLLIGDHVIVKKAGDIIPEVVGVLKERRTGEERPYQMPTDCPECGSRLVRLEGEVALRCINPQCPAQTREGIIHFVSRGAMNIEGLGEKVVTQLFEAGLVRSVADLYYLKKEALLPLERMGEKSVDNLLTAIERSKGNSVERLIFGLGIRFVGAKGARILAQHFGHLDRLMTATREDLESIEEIGPKMADSIVTYFAKPEVKETIERLRQAGVNFAYLGPVTGKQTEQDSPFAGKTVVLTGTLHSMTRQEAAGKIEALGGKVSGSVSKKTDFLIAGEKAGSKLTKAQELGVKILDEAAFLAMLEESVG from the coding sequence ATGGACCGGCAAGAGGCCGCGCGACGAGCGCAATCACTTCGTGAACAAATCGAAGAACACAATTACCGTTATTTTGTATTGGATGATCCGATCATCTCGGATACTGAATATGACCGGTTGATGCAAGAATTGATCCGGTTGGAAGAACAATACCCCGAGCTGAAAACGCCGGATTCGCCGACCCAGCGGGTGGGAGGCGAGCCGCTCCCGTTTTTTGAGAAGGTGGAGCATCGCGTCCCCATGCTCAGTCTGGGCAACGCGTTCAACGAGGAAGACTTGCGGGAGTTCGACGAGCGGACCAAACGCATGGGCGGCGTGGATCAGGTCCGCTATGTCTGTGAACTGAAGATCGACGGACTGGCTGTTTCCCTTCGGTATGAAAACGGCGTGTTTGTACAGGGAGCGACACGGGGAGACGGACAAACCGGCGAAGATATCACGCAAAACCTGAGAACGATCCGCTCTCTGCCGTTACGCCTGCGCGAACCGGTGACGGTGGAAGTGCGCGGGGAAGCGTTCATGCCAAAACGGGAATTCCGCCGCATCAACGAGGAGAAGGAACGGCGCGGCGAGCCGTTGTTTGCCAATCCGCGCAACGCCGCGGCCGGATCGCTTCGGCAGCTGGACCCGAAATTGGCGGCAGATCGGGCATTGGACATCTTCTTGTACGGAGTCGGTGCCGTGGATGAGGCATTGTTACCGCCAACCCATACGGAAACCTTGGAATGGTTGAGCCGATTGGGCCTCAAGGTGAACCCGCAACGCCGCACGGTGGACAGCATCGAGGAAGTGATGGCGTTTGTAGAGGAATGGCGGGAGAAACGGCCGGAACTGGATTATGAAATCGATGGCATCGTGATCAAAGTCGATGACCTTGCGCTCCGGGAACGTTTGGGAATGACGGCCAAAAGTCCGCGGTGGGCGATCGCCTACAAGTTTCCGGCCGAGGAAGCGGTGACGATCCTGCGCGGGATCGAAGTGCGCGTGGGGCGGACCGGGGCGGTCACTCCGACAGCGATTTTGGAGCCGGTCACCTTGGCTGGAACGACAGTGCAACGCGCCTCATTGCACAATGAGGACATCATCCGCGAAAAAGGGCTGTTGATCGGCGATCACGTCATCGTGAAAAAAGCGGGCGATATCATCCCTGAGGTCGTCGGTGTGCTGAAAGAACGGCGAACGGGTGAGGAACGGCCCTATCAAATGCCCACTGACTGTCCGGAATGCGGCAGCCGTCTGGTTCGGCTGGAAGGCGAGGTGGCCCTCCGCTGCATCAATCCCCAATGTCCGGCCCAAACGCGGGAAGGCATCATTCACTTTGTTTCCCGAGGTGCGATGAATATCGAAGGGTTGGGGGAAAAAGTGGTCACCCAACTGTTTGAGGCGGGATTGGTGCGCAGCGTGGCCGATTTGTATTACTTGAAGAAAGAAGCGCTGTTGCCCCTGGAGCGCATGGGGGAAAAATCGGTGGACAACCTGTTGACCGCCATCGAACGGAGCAAGGGGAACTCCGTGGAGCGGTTGATCTTCGGCCTGGGCATCCGCTTCGTCGGTGCCAAAGGTGCGCGTATTTTGGCTCAGCATTTTGGACATCTGGACAGGCTGATGACAGCCACGCGGGAAGATCTGGAGTCAATCGAGGAAATCGGACCGAAAATGGCCGACTCCATCGTCACATATTTCGCCAAGCCGGAAGTGAAGGAAACAATTGAGCGGTTGCGTCAAGCTGGCGTCAATTTCGCCTACTTGGGTCCCGTAACAGGGAAACAAACGGAGCAAGACAGTCCGTTTGCCGGAAAAACGGTCGTGCTGACCGGCACACTGCACAGCATGACGCGTCAGGAAGCGGCGGGCAAAATCGAGGCGCTCGGCGGCAAAGTGTCCGGCAGTGTCAGCAAAAAAACCGATTTCCTCATCGCCGGGGAGAAAGCGGGTTCCAAACTGACCAAAGCACAGGAGCTGGGTGTGAAAATCCTTGATGAAGCGGCGTTTCTGGCGATGTTGGAAGAATCCGTCGGATGA
- a CDS encoding YerC/YecD family TrpR-related protein gives MQLNKLRKKELEQLFKAVLTLRNVEECYQFFDDLCTVGEIKSLAQRLEVARMLRKGYTYSQIESETGASTATISRVKRCLHYGTDGYKLVLERLEEEEKEK, from the coding sequence ATGCAACTGAACAAACTGCGTAAGAAAGAGTTGGAGCAACTGTTTAAAGCAGTCTTGACACTGCGAAATGTGGAAGAGTGCTACCAGTTTTTCGACGACCTCTGCACGGTCGGTGAAATCAAGTCATTGGCCCAGCGCCTGGAAGTCGCCCGTATGCTCCGCAAGGGGTACACATACAGCCAGATCGAATCGGAAACAGGGGCCAGCACGGCCACCATTTCCCGTGTGAAACGTTGTCTCCATTACGGAACGGACGGATACAAGCTGGTGTTGGAGCGTTTGGAGGAAGAGGAAAAGGAAAAGTGA
- a CDS encoding DUF3048 domain-containing protein, with protein MRKWLLGTVICGLMVSLAGCGHVQKEPGPQREPAVQQNREPLTGLPTKNRDPMILMVMINNHHHARPQTGLSRADWVYEILAEGEITRFAAFYHSEASGVVGPVRSVRKYYLDLAKGLHAVVAHAGGATNAMETIKQEGLPHLDGIHEDERYFWRVGFRKPPHNLYTDLGKLVQRARSKGYDAMPLQLPLTFSAQGATDRGKPAEQIHIVYHRLYNCGYAYDSGRQAYVRFTQGEKQEERESGQPLTMQNVLVIRAKHRIFDSAGHREVNIAGSGNGFLFQKGKAIPIRWENRSGVIVPTVRGKIVSLVPGKTWVNVIPENGKVTFE; from the coding sequence ATGCGGAAGTGGCTTCTTGGTACGGTCATCTGTGGGTTGATGGTGTCGTTGGCCGGGTGCGGTCACGTTCAAAAGGAGCCCGGTCCGCAACGGGAACCTGCTGTGCAGCAAAATCGGGAACCGCTTACGGGGTTGCCAACGAAGAATCGGGACCCTATGATTTTGATGGTGATGATCAACAATCATCACCATGCCCGTCCGCAAACGGGATTGAGCCGAGCCGATTGGGTATATGAGATCCTGGCTGAAGGGGAGATCACGCGGTTTGCGGCGTTTTATCACAGTGAAGCATCCGGGGTGGTGGGACCGGTTCGCAGTGTACGGAAGTATTATCTGGACTTGGCAAAGGGTCTTCATGCCGTGGTTGCGCATGCGGGCGGGGCCACCAACGCCATGGAGACAATCAAACAGGAAGGACTTCCCCATCTTGACGGGATTCACGAGGATGAACGGTATTTCTGGCGGGTTGGATTTCGGAAGCCGCCGCACAATTTATACACCGATTTGGGCAAGCTGGTACAAAGAGCGCGATCCAAAGGATACGATGCGATGCCTCTGCAATTGCCGCTGACGTTTTCGGCGCAAGGAGCCACCGACCGCGGAAAACCGGCCGAACAGATCCACATCGTGTACCACCGTCTGTACAATTGCGGATATGCATACGACAGCGGCCGGCAGGCATATGTCCGTTTCACGCAAGGGGAGAAGCAGGAGGAACGGGAAAGCGGTCAACCGCTCACCATGCAAAACGTGCTGGTAATCCGTGCGAAACATCGCATTTTCGACAGTGCCGGACATCGGGAAGTGAATATTGCAGGATCGGGGAACGGCTTTCTGTTCCAGAAAGGAAAAGCGATCCCGATCCGATGGGAAAATCGTTCCGGTGTCATCGTGCCGACGGTTCGTGGTAAAATCGTATCGTTGGTCCCGGGCAAAACGTGGGTGAATGTGATCCCCGAAAATGGAAAGGTTACATTTGAATAG